In the genome of Aphidius gifuensis isolate YNYX2018 linkage group LG6, ASM1490517v1, whole genome shotgun sequence, the window attaaatactaCAAACCAGATGATCAATCACACTGTGAATGGGGATCAAGATTACATTGCATAGAATTAGATTGTACAAGTGCAGATGAAGGAAGTCTTGTTACTGTTGACAAGGAAACATATCGGAAATTGGGCATTGAATCCTAGCAATTtgtagaaaattataatattaaaaataagacaCAATCTAAAATATCAATTAGTGAAACATCATTAGTCAATAATGATTGGTGGAAATTTACAtgaaagtaatattttttattaattatttttaaattatattacacAAAAAATACAGATACAAATTATTGTAtgtttttagttaaaaaaaaaaaaccattttctgtattttttttttataaaattttcacggtataaatttgataataacttttccaataattaattaatttcactcgtaaattataacaaaaaaaaagtaattttttttttattaattggcTTTAATTGTATagtattcaaattaaaattaaaaaaatattaattttcaattttaacaagtaatattaatactttcaaatgaaaactctattttttttttatttttttttttaaattaattagcaaCGCAATTGTagagtaaaaattaaaaataaaaatcttttttaaaattgaaactttgtaattaataactatatataattaaaaattatttaaaatttaataataaaaacattattaaaaagtgatatagacatttgaaaaataaaatgaaattttttttctaaattaattggCAATAACAattgtagaataaaaaattaaaatgaatttttttttagttaataaattgttaaaattaaataacttcaaaaatatttaaaataattaataaaaaattattaaaaagagtgatatatgaaaaaaaatataaaaaatattaagaaataTTGTGATGAAAAATGACGGATATAAATATGTTGATGAGACCTATCTATTAGCAATCATAGTATAATTTTCTTGCAACACGAAAATCGATTACAATTGCGGGTCGGTTGTTGGGCGCCACACTGACAATGCActgcaatttatttatgtgaGTAATCCCACTACCAATGCTATATCACAAATCAATGCCAacctatttttcattttaattaaataatcgaaataaaacaaactttaaaaactaaaaaaaaaaatacaaaaaaactcTATATacactttaaattattaattttcaaactcACAAATtttataccattttttttttccttttttataaaaaaaatataaataattaatggattataaaaatgacaatgtttactaattaatttttcaattaatttttcatatatataattgttaaataataaaaatatatatatttattattatattcatataaatgtgaatattttttgcGCAGCtttagtaataaatattttacatgatactattatcattatgaaAACAAcgagctaaataaaaaaattaaaaaaattgtagtgCCTGGGctttttaagtattaaataatttatattaatttaatattaataaataaattttaaactatttttcaacgaaaggaaaaaaaaataaaatacaaataaaaaaagaaattttatatatcagtttattaaatgaaggtttttcaaaaataattgtattacaTATCACTTGTATTTACATGTAAAACAaagtgtataaaaataataataaaaagtaaatgaataaagcattcaaaagtatttttaattaacgaaAATTATATCGAGTAATTTAACAAttcatcaagtaaatttttatctttaatatttGCTATTCTTGATTTCATTTTAATGGCAATTTTTGTTTGACTATTAAGATAATTAGCTGAATGATGAAGAGCAATAAGATACATCAatggatttatattttttttaactgtttgACGTACAAGTGCTGTGATGTATGACTCAATAAGTGATGAATCATTTTCAAGTggatataaatattcatcaagTGGAATAAGTAAATTATCTGGTTTAATTTTAAGATACCTCAATGATCCAGCATGTTCAGaccataataattttctgTAATGTGAATCATGTCTTTGTGCaattggtaataataaaactgtTGAAAAACCATCATCACCATATGAATTTGCACAGAAACATTCACACATTGATGTAAATATATCAGTGAATGAACTGATACCTGGTACATCAACTGAAAAATCAAgtttatcatgattattttttaaaaatccctTCATCAATTGATTCATTAATATTGATACATTTTCATTGAGATATATTGtttcacataaatatattaatatcaatcttgaaaaacgtaaatttggtgttaaattattaaacaattctGGCATTGATAGTTCTAAACTCAATagtgttattatatttattgtatcatTGTCATTCCAGgtggtattatttttttgacaactgTAAATAGCAACAAGAGGAAGATATGGCCAATCAATTGGCATTCCAGTTGTACACCAACTACCAAATGACACATACTTTTCATAAATAGTTGATATATCATCAGGAATTTTAAGAACACAATTTGACATATTGTTATTCAACTTGAGATGATTTAATTCACTTGTGAGCTTTTGAACAGTTAgcttttcatttgtaaatataatttttatcatttcttttATTGCAGTTGTTGCATCACTTGGTAAATTTGATACTAATTttattgcaatatttaaaattgtattatttattgattcatttaaTTGAATGTTTGTACTTGCTTTAACAATTccagttaataaatataattcaatacgAGTAAACCAATTATTTGTTAGCTTCCATTCTTTttcagttaatttatttagatattttataacatcagaattttcaatgattatttttaactcattgaacattgaatatttattaaaaatattaacaactgttgataaaaataataatgatgattttattgataaaattggtTGTAATTCACCATTTTGTGTAAATGCACCAAGACTTGGAAGTGCTGTTGTGTCTCTATCAGTAGCTTGTGTAcaatttgacaataaatttgatgacattaatatttttgaatatatatttgtatttaataaccAGTTTGTTTTTAAACAAGACAGTGGTAATGTATCATCAAATGTCGTTAATATTGTACTAATTAATTTGCTATTAAACCAAGTTGGtgatttaattgtttcaaGTTGAGTTGTCCATTTTGTTAACAGTGTAATAATGAATGATATGATTTGAAAGTAGTAATTGTAATTGTGTACCAAGCATTAATCTTGCACCAACAATACTGTCTTTTCCAATgccataatttaaaattaatttccaaaGACGCAATGCTTCAATGCTCAATTGTAAATCACCACGTCCAACAACACTTGATCCACATGTTGTGTatgataataaacaattaattatttttaaattataaagacGATCAGCAACTGGTCTACCAGCATATTCAAGCAACACACGACAAAAACGTACAGCATTTAATTGTGGCACACCATATGCatttttaccatcatcattattatttgtcaatggaataaaatttttaacaattatttctaataaattttttgtgcaGGCAATATTTAATGCTGTTTTACGTGAATGTCTTGAAAGACGAGTTAAAATTTCTAATGCTGCTGTTACACCAACAAGTGGTGGCTTCAATTCACTCAAAataaatctgaaaaaaaatattttttaagttttaatttatcaatttaaaaataaaagcaaagattttcgttttttttttttttggtatttacCTGATACGTAGTATTAAATCAGATCTAATTGCAGCACCAACAACATCAAGTTGTACAAATTCATCgtcttttaattcatcataattatcaacatcatttttTGGTGGTAATAATTCTGGTACATTGAATAATCCATCATCATATTTCCAtccaaataatttatcaagacaAATTTCATCAgcttgattatataaaaatgaacgTAATGCTTGAAGACCAGCAGTAACAACAGcaattgatgaatcatcaattgttatacgtaataaataaaatatattttttgaatttaatgcaACAAGTGGAGCTGGTTCAAGTACTTTATCATATAAtccttttttacttttatccaTAATATTACCAAGTGTTGTTATTGCTGTACAACGTTGTTGTTGAGTTGATGAACGACTTAATTGAAGTAATTCTTGTAATGAATAACCAGGACGATCTGGTTCATCACCATGATGATGTAGTCCTGAATTAACAGCAACATTATCATCTTTAAATGGCAATAACATACCATCAAAATCAAATCTTGCATTGTATGGCTCTTCAGGTGGTGAATCATTTGTTTTGGTTTCAGGTAAATCAGTCATCCATTCAAGTTTAACTTGTTCTACTTCGTCCATGTGTATCCAACCTTTTTCATTagctttttcaacaatttcaaCAACTTCATTTGGTGGTTGTActattgaattatttgtattttcaattgaatcttTGCTTGTTTCTTCAACTTCCATTTCTTCAGCTTTTTGTggtatttttttggatttattaCTACGAgcttttagaaaattaatcaTCTTTGGACTTAgcatattttctaatttttttttctcttcaataATCTCATCAGCTGTCATGTTG includes:
- the LOC122859130 gene encoding LOW QUALITY PROTEIN: RNA polymerase II-associated protein 1 (The sequence of the model RefSeq protein was modified relative to this genomic sequence to represent the inferred CDS: inserted 2 bases in 1 codon) translates to MDNLKPIKRPKPSDGEEDLYKMQDEFLKSHQQPSAKVINLRAENKQSHYSKAVEDDKKPPVKFKSKFAERRSLLKAQEKLSTSQIGGSPINSSVVTDDLSNIIKPCESLQDNIQDIPKEPSSTILGNIIERKITKINYKKTQEIDDNNGFPSVFVIDHNEKLLDNDKSFFSKSLASSVSSPQKNKIAESVVKQETVVVNSLLSDISQENQQRLDNMTADEIIEEKKKLENMLSPKMINFLKARSNKSKKIPQKAEEMEVEETSKDSIENTNNSIVQPPNEVVEIVEKANEKGWIHMDEVEQVKLEWMTDLPETKTNDSPPEEPYNARFDFDGMLLPFKDDNVAVNSGLHHHGDEPDRPGYSLQELLQLSRSSTQQQRCTAITTLGNIMDKSKKGLYDKVLEPAPLVALNSKNIFYLLRITIDDSSIAVVTAGLQALRSFLYNQADEICLDKLFGWKYDDGLFNVPELLPPKNDVDNYDELKDDEFVQLDVVGAAIRSDLILRIRFILSELKPPLVGVTAALEILTRLSRHSRKTALNIACTKNLLEIIVKNFIPLTNNNDDGKNAYGVPQLNAVRFCRVLLEYAGRPVADRLYNLKIINCLLSYTTCGSSVVGRGDLQLSIEALRLWKLILNYGIGKDSIVGARLMLGTQLQLLLSNHIIHYXTLLTKWTTQLETIKSPTWFNSKLISTILTTFDDTLPLSCLKTNWLLNTNIYSKILMSSNLLSNCTQATDRDTTALPSLGAFTQNGELQPILSIKSSLLFLSTVVNIFNKYSMFNELKIIIENSDVIKYLNKLTEKEWKLTNNWFTRIELYLLTGIVKASTNIQLNESINNTILNIAIKLVSNLPSDATTAIKEMIKIIFTNEKLTVQKLTSELNHLKLNNNMSNCVLKIPDDISTIYEKYVSFGSWCTTGMPIDWPYLPLVAIYSCQKNNTTWNDNDTINIITLLSLELSMPELFNNLTPNLRFSRLILIYLCETIYLNENVSILMNQLMKGFLKNNHDKLDFSVDVPGISSFTDIFTSMCECFCANSYGDDGFSTVLLLPIAQRHDSHYRKLLWSEHAGSLRYLKIKPDNLLIPLDEYLYPLENDSSLIESYITALVRQTVKKNINPLMYLIALHHSANYLNSQTKIAIKMKSRIANIKDKNLLDELLNYSI